From Sinorhizobium sp. RAC02, a single genomic window includes:
- a CDS encoding amidase family protein: MVNAFSQVFAEEALEEARACDREAAEGRFRGPLHGIPMGVKDLFFVADHVCQRGSAAYKNFAPKATAPIVQRMIDAGSIMIGKTTTTEMGWSGSGHSEFYGPTRNPWNPELTSGGSSSGSGAALAARMVPFTLGSDGGGSVRIPAAFCGVFAMKGSLGRVPAWPWSATEMLSHAGPMSLSAKDSALLFDIAKGPDPRDHLALPDDGVRYVDAELPGRLRIGFAPSLFGFDVAPEIDRVVREAVETIGQELRLDIRPVTPDWDDPIRIFETLWVAGRGVAYGAQSDKANFGSGFRGLIEASAQYDLADYLLAMKARAEFAGSVHALFEEIDLLLLPTLPVEPFAADREAPEGFASPSEVLAWTGWTPFTYPFNLSGNPAASLPCGLTVNGLPVGLQVVGRRHADALVMAFCQQAEDHVFKEKIPPLVSAGDKAGRGTPSNPTAEISTWNSTGEHF, translated from the coding sequence ATCGTCAACGCCTTCAGCCAAGTTTTTGCCGAAGAGGCATTGGAAGAGGCGCGGGCCTGCGACCGGGAGGCCGCAGAGGGCCGTTTCCGTGGTCCGCTGCACGGCATTCCGATGGGCGTGAAGGATCTTTTCTTCGTCGCGGACCATGTCTGCCAGCGCGGTTCGGCCGCGTATAAAAATTTCGCTCCCAAGGCGACGGCGCCGATCGTCCAGCGGATGATCGACGCCGGATCGATCATGATCGGCAAGACGACCACCACGGAGATGGGCTGGTCCGGTTCCGGTCACTCCGAGTTCTATGGTCCGACCCGCAATCCCTGGAACCCCGAACTGACGAGTGGCGGCTCGAGTTCGGGCTCCGGTGCGGCGCTCGCCGCCCGCATGGTCCCCTTCACCTTGGGGTCCGATGGCGGCGGGTCCGTGCGCATCCCGGCGGCCTTCTGTGGCGTCTTCGCCATGAAGGGCTCGCTGGGGCGCGTGCCGGCCTGGCCGTGGAGCGCGACGGAAATGCTGTCCCATGCGGGTCCGATGAGCCTTTCGGCCAAGGACAGCGCGCTGCTGTTCGACATTGCCAAGGGGCCGGACCCACGCGACCATCTGGCCCTGCCCGACGATGGTGTCCGTTACGTCGACGCCGAATTGCCCGGGCGACTGCGCATCGGCTTCGCGCCGAGCCTGTTCGGCTTTGATGTTGCGCCCGAAATCGACCGGGTCGTGCGCGAGGCGGTGGAGACGATCGGGCAGGAACTGCGGCTCGACATCCGCCCCGTCACTCCGGACTGGGATGATCCGATCCGGATTTTCGAAACACTCTGGGTCGCCGGTCGCGGTGTCGCCTATGGCGCGCAGTCCGACAAGGCCAATTTCGGCAGCGGCTTCCGCGGCCTCATCGAGGCGTCCGCGCAGTATGATCTTGCCGATTATCTTTTGGCCATGAAGGCGCGGGCGGAGTTTGCCGGCAGCGTTCATGCGCTGTTCGAGGAGATCGACCTCCTGCTGCTTCCAACCCTTCCTGTCGAACCGTTCGCGGCCGATCGCGAAGCGCCCGAAGGGTTCGCGTCACCGTCCGAGGTGCTCGCCTGGACCGGCTGGACGCCCTTTACCTATCCCTTCAACCTGTCCGGCAACCCGGCCGCCTCGCTGCCCTGCGGCCTGACGGTGAACGGCCTTCCTGTCGGCCTGCAAGTGGTTGGCCGCCGTCATGCCGATGCGCTTGTCATGGCGTTCTGCCAGCAGGCCGAAGATCATGTTTTCAAAGAAAAAATACCTCCGCTTGTCAGTGCTGGCGACAAAGCGGGGCGGGGAACACCCAGCAACCCAACTGCGGAGATATCGACATGGAATTCAACAGGAGAGCATTTCTAA
- a CDS encoding ABC transporter permease, with protein MVQESAAPRPAEKRGVTPTRRMLQIASARTDFRIGFIGFGLLVVLAIFLPLLSSIDPIKIAYSSKLLPPFPAEGWKWPYLLGTDQLGRDVLLRCLVGLRYSLMIGITTVVLMFVVGCSLGLYAGFRGGWVDAVIMRLTDAQLSIPMIILAITILGVSRPTVPAIILVLGLSGWPLYARVARSVALGERNRGYVLGERVLGASDLRIMLLFVAPVVLPPIAFVAVLDIARMMIFESILGFLGLGVQPPTPTFGNVIADARKYLLNAWWIATMPGLFMLVSLTCLNLMGSALERARNAVLRGEA; from the coding sequence ATCGTCCAAGAGAGCGCCGCCCCGCGTCCTGCCGAAAAACGCGGCGTCACCCCGACCCGGCGCATGCTCCAGATCGCGTCCGCGCGTACGGATTTCCGCATCGGGTTCATCGGCTTCGGCCTGCTCGTCGTGCTGGCGATCTTCCTGCCGCTCCTAAGCTCGATCGACCCGATCAAGATCGCATACAGTTCCAAGCTGCTGCCGCCGTTTCCCGCAGAAGGCTGGAAATGGCCCTATCTGCTCGGCACGGACCAGCTCGGCCGTGATGTTCTGCTGCGCTGTCTGGTCGGCCTGCGTTACTCGCTGATGATCGGCATCACCACGGTCGTCCTGATGTTCGTTGTCGGGTGTAGTCTTGGCCTCTATGCCGGCTTCCGCGGCGGTTGGGTCGATGCCGTCATCATGAGGCTGACCGATGCGCAGCTGTCGATACCGATGATCATCCTCGCCATCACCATTCTCGGCGTCTCCCGCCCGACGGTGCCGGCGATCATCCTCGTGCTCGGCCTCTCCGGCTGGCCGCTCTATGCCCGCGTCGCGCGCTCCGTGGCGCTTGGCGAGCGCAATCGCGGCTACGTGCTCGGCGAACGGGTGCTTGGTGCATCGGATCTCCGGATCATGCTGCTCTTCGTCGCTCCCGTCGTGCTGCCGCCGATCGCCTTCGTCGCAGTGCTGGATATCGCCCGCATGATGATCTTCGAATCCATCCTCGGCTTCCTCGGCCTCGGCGTGCAGCCGCCGACGCCGACCTTCGGCAATGTCATCGCCGATGCGCGAAAATACCTGCTCAATGCCTGGTGGATCGCCACCATGCCGGGCCTCTTCATGCTGGTCTCGCTCACCTGCCTCAACCTGATGGGCTCGGCGCTGGAGCGTGCCCGCAATGCAGTCCTGAGAGGAGAGGCGTGA
- a CDS encoding helix-turn-helix transcriptional regulator, producing the protein MQLNLTFEQLQRWSSGITAAVSATLPEEISAHFTAGARDLTASDQVYIGLYLRDSASITIYERDPDDWNRNYDTRKYRQDPFFRLFAGSRQDFLLPLSALDKGDFHTSAYYRDFYEPSGSFDEITGVFNFDRNAAGFVTYLRRRGARPFGVEELAMAEATADATRRVLERLWRQWRPPGETPLSLADLSGRERQIALLLIDGGCAKAISRTLSISPGTVRNHIKSVYRKLGIHSQVELMAAARGGDLSLPSLA; encoded by the coding sequence ATGCAATTGAATCTCACCTTCGAGCAACTCCAGCGCTGGAGCAGCGGCATCACCGCTGCGGTGAGTGCCACATTGCCCGAAGAGATTTCGGCCCATTTCACGGCCGGCGCGCGCGATCTCACCGCGTCCGACCAGGTCTATATCGGCCTCTACCTGCGCGATAGCGCCTCGATCACCATCTACGAGCGCGACCCCGACGACTGGAACCGGAATTACGACACGCGCAAATACCGGCAGGACCCGTTCTTCCGCCTCTTTGCCGGCTCGCGGCAGGATTTCCTGTTGCCGCTGTCCGCGCTCGACAAGGGCGACTTCCACACCAGCGCCTATTACCGGGACTTCTATGAGCCCTCCGGCAGCTTCGACGAAATCACCGGCGTTTTCAATTTCGATCGCAACGCCGCCGGTTTTGTGACCTATCTGCGCCGCCGCGGCGCCCGCCCCTTCGGCGTGGAGGAACTGGCCATGGCGGAGGCGACCGCCGATGCGACCCGCCGCGTTCTGGAACGGCTCTGGCGGCAATGGCGACCGCCGGGCGAGACACCGCTGTCGCTTGCTGACCTCAGCGGGCGTGAGCGTCAGATCGCCCTCCTGCTGATCGATGGCGGCTGCGCAAAGGCCATTTCGCGCACCCTGTCCATCTCGCCTGGGACCGTGCGCAACCATATTAAAAGCGTCTACCGCAAGCTCGGCATCCACTCACAGGTCGAACTGATGGCCGCCGCCCGCGGCGGCGACCTGTCTTTGCCCTCACTGGCCTGA
- a CDS encoding ABC transporter permease produces MFILSFLLRRLLQGALIILLVTFIIFTLLRVVPGDPARLIVGGMAPDEVVAMKAKELGLDRPIPLQFVSYLGDIVTGDLGTSFVRPKSGASLGGASFDDATREERAKVMDLILGTLPMTLQLAAVALALALLVAVPLGTLGGLYPGRWPDKLALAIGSICVSTPNFWLGIVLTLFLSVKLKLLPAIGYRGFSYTILPAIVLAVEIVPFILRTLTVSVAQVMREDFIQLAPIRGLSRSRTIFHHALGNSAIPLINLLGVQLGMLLGGVLVIEFIFDYPGLGLLTINAVLQRDFPLIQGIAIFISVMFVMINVLVDLIAMTIDPRLEY; encoded by the coding sequence ATGTTCATCCTGTCGTTCCTGTTGAGACGGCTCCTGCAGGGAGCCCTCATCATTCTGCTTGTGACCTTCATCATCTTCACGCTGCTGCGCGTGGTGCCGGGCGATCCCGCGCGCCTCATCGTCGGCGGCATGGCGCCCGACGAGGTGGTGGCAATGAAGGCGAAGGAGCTCGGCCTCGACCGGCCGATTCCGCTGCAGTTCGTGTCCTATCTCGGCGACATCGTGACCGGCGATCTCGGCACGTCCTTCGTCCGGCCGAAGAGTGGCGCCAGCCTTGGCGGTGCGTCCTTTGACGATGCCACCCGCGAGGAGCGCGCCAAGGTGATGGATCTCATCCTCGGCACGCTGCCGATGACACTTCAGCTTGCGGCCGTCGCACTGGCGCTTGCCTTGCTTGTGGCCGTGCCGCTCGGCACTTTGGGCGGGCTCTATCCGGGGCGCTGGCCGGACAAGCTGGCGCTGGCGATTGGCTCCATCTGCGTGTCGACGCCAAATTTCTGGCTCGGCATCGTCCTGACGCTGTTCCTGTCGGTGAAGCTGAAACTGCTGCCGGCAATCGGCTATCGCGGCTTCAGCTACACCATCCTGCCGGCGATCGTGCTGGCGGTGGAGATCGTGCCGTTTATCCTGCGCACGCTCACCGTCTCGGTGGCGCAGGTGATGCGGGAGGATTTCATCCAGCTGGCGCCGATCCGGGGCTTGAGCCGCAGCCGCACGATCTTCCACCATGCGCTCGGCAATTCGGCGATCCCGCTGATCAACCTGCTCGGCGTGCAGCTCGGCATGCTGCTGGGCGGGGTTCTCGTCATCGAATTCATCTTCGACTATCCGGGCCTCGGCCTGCTGACGATCAACGCCGTGCTGCAACGCGACTTCCCGCTGATCCAGGGAATCGCGATCTTCATTTCCGTGATGTTCGTGATGATCAACGTGCTTGTCGACCTGATCGCGATGACCATCGATCCGAGACTGGAGTACTGA
- a CDS encoding biotin carboxylase N-terminal domain-containing protein, producing MKKVLIANRGEIAVRIVRACRDHGLQSVAVYADPDADALFVRLADEAYGLDGVRPAETYLDIEKLIAIAKRSGADAVHPGYGFLSENARFAKAVQEAGLIWIGPDPKVIEALGDKVEARRIAQSVGAPLVAGSDGPVSSAAEVIAFAEQHGLPVAIKAAHGGGGRGIKVAWKMEEVADLYESAVREATVAFGRGECFLERFLDRPRHIEAQVIADKHGNVLVLGTRDCSAQRRNQKLIEEAPAPFLSPEQRERIHAAAKAICAAAGYSGAGTVEFLLGVDGTISFLEVNTRLQVEHPVTEETTGIDLVIEQFRIAEGQRLHLLETPAPRGHSIEFRINAEDPGRGFLPTPGTITVFDPPSGPGVRVDSGVVSGSSIPGVFDSLMAKLVVTGATREEALRRARRALKEFRIEGVATVLPFHRAAIDTEDFIGTDGFKVHTRWIETDFAAMPDAMARPEPASDPTLIRTHLEIDGKRVSLALPSLLLAGLGAAGQGVAPVVGGKPAEDGIAAPVSGTLQAFKIADGATVAEGELVAVMEAMKMETQVLAPKAGRLRLRVKEGEYLQAGDTLMVFEG from the coding sequence ATGAAGAAAGTGCTGATTGCCAATCGTGGCGAAATCGCCGTGCGCATCGTGCGCGCCTGCCGTGATCACGGCCTCCAGTCGGTCGCCGTCTATGCCGACCCGGATGCGGACGCACTCTTCGTGCGCCTCGCCGACGAGGCCTATGGCCTCGATGGGGTGCGTCCGGCGGAAACCTATCTCGATATCGAAAAGCTGATCGCGATTGCAAAACGTTCCGGCGCCGATGCCGTTCACCCCGGTTACGGCTTTCTGTCGGAAAACGCCCGGTTCGCCAAGGCGGTGCAGGAGGCCGGGCTGATCTGGATCGGGCCTGATCCGAAGGTGATCGAGGCGCTCGGCGACAAGGTCGAGGCCCGGCGCATTGCGCAGAGTGTCGGGGCGCCGCTCGTCGCCGGCAGCGATGGCCCGGTGTCGTCCGCCGCCGAGGTAATCGCCTTTGCGGAACAGCACGGCCTGCCAGTGGCCATCAAGGCAGCCCATGGCGGCGGCGGCCGCGGTATCAAGGTCGCCTGGAAGATGGAGGAGGTCGCCGATCTCTATGAATCCGCGGTGCGCGAGGCGACCGTCGCCTTCGGCCGTGGCGAATGTTTCCTCGAACGTTTTCTCGATCGTCCGCGCCATATCGAGGCGCAGGTCATCGCCGACAAACACGGCAATGTGCTGGTGCTCGGCACCCGTGATTGCTCGGCACAGCGCCGTAACCAGAAACTAATCGAGGAGGCCCCAGCCCCCTTCCTCTCGCCGGAGCAGCGCGAAAGAATCCATGCCGCCGCCAAGGCGATCTGCGCCGCCGCCGGCTATTCCGGTGCTGGTACGGTGGAGTTCCTTCTGGGCGTCGACGGCACGATTTCCTTCCTTGAAGTGAACACGCGCCTTCAGGTCGAGCACCCCGTCACGGAAGAGACCACGGGCATCGACCTCGTCATCGAGCAGTTCCGCATTGCCGAAGGCCAGCGGCTGCATCTGCTTGAAACGCCGGCTCCGCGCGGCCATTCCATCGAATTCCGCATCAACGCGGAGGATCCGGGCCGCGGCTTCCTGCCGACGCCGGGTACGATCACCGTCTTCGATCCGCCGTCCGGCCCGGGCGTGCGCGTCGACAGTGGCGTCGTCAGCGGCTCCAGCATTCCGGGCGTCTTCGATTCGCTGATGGCCAAGCTGGTTGTCACCGGCGCGACGCGCGAGGAAGCGCTTCGCCGTGCCCGCCGGGCGCTGAAGGAATTCCGCATCGAGGGCGTGGCGACGGTCCTGCCGTTCCACCGCGCGGCCATCGACACCGAAGACTTCATCGGAACCGACGGCTTCAAGGTGCACACCCGCTGGATCGAAACCGATTTCGCAGCCATGCCGGATGCCATGGCTCGCCCCGAGCCGGCGAGCGATCCCACGCTGATCCGCACCCATCTCGAGATCGACGGCAAGCGTGTTTCGCTTGCGCTGCCGAGCCTGCTGCTTGCCGGCCTTGGTGCGGCCGGGCAGGGCGTGGCACCTGTCGTCGGCGGCAAACCGGCCGAGGATGGCATCGCCGCCCCCGTTTCCGGCACGTTGCAGGCCTTCAAGATCGCCGATGGCGCGACCGTTGCCGAAGGCGAGCTGGTCGCGGTGATGGAGGCGATGAAGATGGAAACGCAGGTTCTTGCGCCAAAGGCAGGTCGGCTGCGCCTGCGCGTGAAAGAGGGCGAGTATCTTCAGGCCGGTGATACGCTGATGGTGTTCGAGGGCTGA
- a CDS encoding ABC transporter substrate-binding protein — translation MEFNRRAFLKSSALAGVAVGLPVLNTAFFVNPAHAAEGKVLNFMSAENLTGNWDPSSHTTLAQINLESFVFGYLTRAPMRPDKPDELVMELATEMKLIDEHTLEFTLREGVTFHDGKPFTAEDVKATYEYASQPDRPAAWYPGICEVEVVSDHVARIKTEKGGYPASLFWFLSAFLPIMSAKDVADPKTLSSRPNGTGAFKFARQEGNTTVLEAFDGFYLGKPTLPGINFSFVGDATTRTLALLNGEADLIERLEAEQVQTIEETGGFKLNKAVSVENKYLWFRCSKPPFNDPRVRKAAAHAIDRAVLLDILGVSGHASKAWISPVKFGYVDTPNYPEYNPEESQRLLAEAGFPKGEGLPELEYITSVGFYPKTKEYGEVITAMLQEQGFPVKLNVMEVAAWNERLYDRPGGGPGHMIDCGWSTGSPEPDLVLRTHFHSSSKRICGIDDKDLDAVLDKERNTLDPAARKAVIQNEVMPMLADKVPALSLFTSVFIHAMRDGLDGMYFYPNGMMDAAKSTLS, via the coding sequence ATGGAATTCAACAGGAGAGCATTTCTAAAGAGCTCGGCGCTCGCTGGCGTTGCCGTCGGCCTGCCCGTGCTCAACACCGCCTTTTTCGTCAATCCGGCGCATGCTGCCGAGGGCAAGGTCCTCAACTTCATGTCGGCGGAAAACCTGACCGGTAACTGGGACCCATCCTCCCACACAACGCTCGCCCAGATCAATCTGGAGAGCTTCGTGTTCGGCTACCTCACCCGCGCGCCGATGCGGCCGGACAAGCCGGACGAGCTGGTGATGGAACTGGCGACGGAAATGAAGCTCATCGACGAGCACACGCTGGAATTCACGCTGCGTGAAGGCGTGACCTTCCATGACGGCAAGCCGTTCACGGCCGAAGACGTCAAGGCGACCTACGAATATGCGAGCCAGCCCGACCGGCCGGCGGCCTGGTATCCCGGCATCTGCGAGGTCGAGGTGGTGAGCGACCATGTCGCCCGCATCAAGACCGAGAAGGGTGGTTATCCGGCGAGCCTCTTCTGGTTCCTCTCGGCCTTCCTGCCGATCATGTCGGCGAAGGACGTCGCTGACCCTAAGACGCTCTCGTCGCGCCCGAACGGCACCGGCGCCTTCAAGTTCGCCCGCCAGGAGGGCAACACGACCGTGCTTGAAGCCTTCGACGGCTTCTATCTCGGCAAACCGACCCTTCCGGGCATCAATTTCAGCTTCGTGGGTGACGCGACCACCCGCACGCTGGCCCTGCTGAACGGCGAGGCGGACCTCATCGAACGCCTTGAGGCAGAGCAGGTTCAGACCATCGAGGAAACCGGCGGGTTCAAGTTGAACAAGGCGGTGTCCGTCGAGAACAAGTATCTCTGGTTCCGCTGCTCAAAGCCACCCTTCAACGATCCGCGCGTGCGTAAGGCGGCGGCCCACGCCATCGACCGGGCCGTCCTGCTCGACATCCTCGGCGTCTCGGGCCATGCCTCCAAGGCCTGGATCTCGCCGGTGAAGTTCGGCTATGTCGATACGCCGAACTACCCTGAGTACAATCCGGAGGAAAGCCAGCGGCTTCTGGCCGAGGCAGGCTTCCCGAAGGGCGAGGGCCTGCCGGAACTCGAATATATTACCTCGGTCGGCTTCTATCCCAAAACCAAGGAATATGGCGAGGTCATCACGGCGATGCTCCAGGAACAGGGTTTCCCCGTGAAGCTCAACGTCATGGAGGTCGCGGCCTGGAACGAGCGGCTCTACGACCGTCCGGGCGGCGGGCCGGGCCACATGATCGACTGCGGCTGGTCGACCGGCTCGCCGGAACCGGACCTCGTGCTGCGCACGCACTTCCATTCGAGTTCGAAGCGGATCTGCGGCATCGACGACAAGGATCTGGATGCGGTGCTCGACAAGGAGCGCAACACGCTCGACCCGGCGGCACGCAAGGCGGTGATCCAGAACGAGGTCATGCCGATGCTGGCCGACAAGGTGCCCGCGCTGTCGCTGTTCACCTCGGTGTTCATCCACGCCATGCGCGATGGGCTGGACGGGATGTATTTCTACCCGAACGGCATGATGGACGCGGCGAAGTCGACGCTTTCCTGA
- the aguA gene encoding agmatine deiminase, translating to MVRTLSSTPKADGFRAPGEFEPKAGCWLIWPERPDTWRLGAKPAQKLFARVAAAIAESEPVTIAVSRRQWLNARAMLPESVRLVEMSTDDSWLRDSGPNFVINDRGDVRGVDWTFNAYGGHDGGLYAPWNLDDLAARKVLETERMDRYRSPLIAEGGGLQCDGEGTLITTEQCLLNRNRNGHLGKAAVEQQLCDYLGLEHVIWLPRGFCFDETDGHVDDVCCFVRPGVVAMSWTEDRDDPQYEIVREVEDALRSARDARGRSLEVHRITHPRPIEMTAEEAESVDQVDSTWARPAGNRIAATYINYYPGNSAVVVPQFDDEALDLAAKAKLAELFPQHRVTGIENSREILLGGGNVACITLPVYAGQTKA from the coding sequence ATGGTACGCACCCTTTCAAGCACCCCCAAGGCGGACGGTTTTCGTGCGCCTGGGGAATTCGAGCCGAAGGCCGGCTGCTGGCTGATCTGGCCGGAGCGGCCGGATACCTGGCGGCTCGGCGCCAAGCCCGCGCAAAAACTTTTCGCACGCGTGGCGGCGGCGATTGCCGAGAGCGAGCCGGTGACCATCGCCGTCTCGCGCCGCCAATGGCTGAATGCGCGTGCCATGCTGCCGGAGAGCGTTCGCCTCGTCGAAATGTCGACCGACGATTCCTGGCTGCGTGATAGTGGCCCGAACTTCGTTATCAATGACCGCGGTGACGTGCGTGGCGTGGACTGGACCTTCAACGCCTATGGCGGCCATGACGGCGGCCTCTACGCACCCTGGAACCTCGACGATCTCGCCGCCCGCAAGGTGCTGGAAACCGAGCGCATGGACCGCTACCGCTCGCCGCTGATCGCCGAAGGCGGCGGCCTGCAATGCGATGGCGAGGGCACGCTGATCACCACGGAACAGTGCCTCTTGAACCGCAACCGCAACGGCCATCTTGGCAAGGCGGCGGTAGAGCAGCAGCTTTGCGATTATCTCGGGCTGGAGCATGTCATCTGGCTGCCGCGCGGCTTCTGCTTCGACGAGACGGACGGCCATGTCGACGACGTCTGCTGCTTCGTGCGGCCGGGCGTAGTGGCGATGAGTTGGACGGAGGACCGCGACGACCCGCAATACGAGATCGTCCGCGAGGTGGAAGATGCCTTGCGCTCGGCGCGTGATGCGCGTGGCCGGTCGCTTGAAGTGCACCGCATCACCCATCCCCGCCCGATTGAGATGACGGCGGAGGAGGCGGAAAGCGTCGATCAGGTCGATTCCACCTGGGCGCGCCCGGCCGGCAACCGCATCGCTGCCACCTATATCAACTACTATCCCGGCAATTCCGCCGTCGTTGTGCCGCAGTTCGATGATGAGGCATTGGATCTCGCCGCCAAGGCCAAGCTCGCCGAACTCTTCCCGCAGCACCGCGTCACCGGCATCGAGAATTCCCGCGAAATTCTGCTCGGCGGCGGCAATGTCGCCTGCATCACGCTTCCGGTCTATGCCGGCCAGACGAAAGCCTGA
- a CDS encoding polyamine ABC transporter substrate-binding protein: MRKTTLISVLALLATMGGARAQEEKVVNVYNWSDYIAPDTAEKFEKETGIRVIYDVYDGNEVLETKMLTGGSGYDVVYPSAYPFLKNQVKAGVFLPLDKTKLGNAGKLDPQALSLISGADPDNLHAVPYMAVTDGIGYNVAAVKQRMADAPVDSFAMVFDPAIVEKFADCGVAMIDAPAENIPMAMNYLGIDPHSTSPDDIAKVEELLLKVRPHIRYFHSSRYINDLANGDICVVLGWSGDILQAKARAAESEKKLEVAYAIPKEGTLINFDTMAVPKDAPHPENALAWIDFNMRPDIAAANSSYVSYANPIPESLPLMDQTVAKDPGAFPSDEVKAKLFVVESNDAKLLRLQNRMWTRIVSGQ; this comes from the coding sequence ATGCGCAAAACCACACTTATCTCGGTCCTCGCCTTGCTCGCCACCATGGGCGGTGCCCGGGCGCAGGAAGAAAAGGTCGTCAACGTCTACAACTGGTCGGATTACATCGCGCCGGATACGGCCGAAAAATTCGAGAAGGAAACCGGCATTCGCGTCATCTACGACGTCTATGACGGCAACGAGGTGCTGGAAACCAAGATGCTGACCGGCGGCTCGGGTTACGACGTCGTCTATCCCTCGGCGTATCCGTTCCTGAAGAACCAGGTGAAGGCCGGCGTCTTCCTGCCGCTCGACAAGACGAAGCTCGGCAATGCCGGTAAGCTCGATCCGCAGGCGTTGTCGCTGATTTCCGGGGCCGACCCGGACAATCTCCATGCCGTGCCCTACATGGCCGTCACCGACGGCATCGGCTACAATGTCGCCGCGGTGAAGCAGCGCATGGCGGATGCTCCGGTCGATAGCTTCGCCATGGTCTTCGATCCGGCCATTGTCGAAAAATTTGCCGATTGCGGCGTGGCGATGATCGATGCGCCGGCGGAAAACATCCCGATGGCGATGAACTATCTCGGCATCGATCCGCATTCCACCAGCCCGGATGACATCGCCAAAGTGGAGGAACTGCTTCTGAAGGTGCGCCCGCACATCCGCTACTTCCACTCCTCGCGCTATATCAACGACCTCGCCAATGGCGACATCTGCGTGGTGCTCGGCTGGTCGGGCGATATTCTGCAGGCCAAGGCCCGCGCGGCCGAAAGCGAGAAGAAGCTGGAGGTCGCCTATGCCATTCCGAAGGAAGGCACGTTGATCAATTTCGACACGATGGCCGTGCCGAAAGATGCGCCGCATCCGGAAAACGCGCTGGCCTGGATCGACTTCAACATGCGGCCGGACATCGCGGCTGCCAACTCCAGCTATGTGTCTTATGCCAATCCGATCCCGGAATCGCTGCCGCTGATGGACCAGACGGTGGCGAAGGATCCCGGTGCCTTTCCGTCGGATGAGGTCAAGGCCAAGCTCTTCGTCGTGGAATCGAACGACGCGAAGCTCCTGCGCCTGCAGAACCGCATGTGGACGCGTATCGTCTCAGGCCAGTGA